In Zingiber officinale cultivar Zhangliang chromosome 1A, Zo_v1.1, whole genome shotgun sequence, a genomic segment contains:
- the LOC122019154 gene encoding bromodomain and WD repeat-containing protein 1-like isoform X4, whose translation MAPSKCKPPGDETPTTVAPLKFSRRMFEKLNSVDQRMTPEIDIREVYLLIMHFLSSGPCKRTYEQLQNELLEHKLLPRRYHAWYSRSGAPSGDEDDDGLSLPLCYIKLTQRYPHIEKDHILKLLKQLLVNSSPLPAMIGGVSNAAVFPTLTGSGSFSLLASDRDKEIKSSNKLPRYLRWPHMHAGQVHGLNLREIGGGFTKHCRAPSIRAACYAIAKPSTLVQKMEIIKKLRGHQNAVYCATFDRSGRYVITGSDDRLVKIWSMETAFCLASCRGHEGDITDLAVSSNNAVVASSANDFIIRVWHLPDGHPISVLKGHTGAVTAIAFNPRPAAVYQLLSSSDDGTCRIWDARQSNANPRIYIPKPLDTLAGKVTDPSPSAGQQTHQILCCAFNANGTVFVTGSSDTYARVWNAYKSNLDDPEQSNQEMDLLCGHENDVNYVQFSGCAVGSRSSLGDTLKEDNLPKFKNSWFTQDNLVTCSRDGSAIIWIPRSRRSHGKVGRWTRAYHLRVPMPPMPPQPRGGPRLRCQPTPRGVNMIVWSLDNRYVLAAIMDCRICVWNASDGSLLHSLIGHEESTFVLDVHPFDPRIAMSAGYDGKLIIWDIWEGMPVRIYETGRFKLVDGKFSPDGISVILSDEVGQIFIIATGQGDSQKDAKYDQFFLGDYRPLMQDTSGNVLDQETQLPPHRRNIQDLLCDSVGPTYNASIGDFQALPIVDLEQWVEPLPEIVEAIDWEIENDVQSDDADSEYNLTDEYSSQAGQESLSSSSCGEAESSAGNSEGDNDGKVGVKRSKRKKHSYETELTTSSGRRVKRRNFDECNGASMSRSHRTRRSMNGRLKRLKASKSEPSRPQRIAKKNALTFFSKLTSVSTDEDHEPDSNFSESESMFPDSKTQSFESERSLKFNLLSGVKESIKDEYEAAAIPSEVINKQDSPVSKRRLVLKLPCHVVSGTVISEWPKQDNLSISLPTSNSVVNSHRIPESEIAETVSSQNEIPSHRHFLVDHQTSMIKWGEVKQRSSKRPRVGDMVTWAAANTSVDDPNTAGDDTIGIISGDECRTSISWKQTNEKSNDRYAAGNKGVDATPHLLSLESMSLVQQSSISIQESEQVVLPHKCVDIRNESVEAENLNPVNHECKVLNESSEVYELVPNKTVNYFGSKCSFDVDPQVDETMKTTHPNMWFKTRGSVQEFNSSSLKLKSSVLNSLRSAEDDLVSDSPTPSDQDLDLAADEDEGTNRKSLEPGKSNNISENSEGWTTTNASLSVSHDCLDLKSYPKMYDAVYKRTKPSKGKESCITDVQVKQETTSDSVDHDEATLLLSGKIRNSNRKKPTGGRAPNHDLSCSMNNFDNNFFSSLGASTSRGKSASSSCNQFLVDDWKSTSKMPVGLRSVRNRRENYNTTDFRCMDKKSHQSLRKLSWLLLLEHEECYRYIPQKGDEVAYLIQGHREYIESTATTEVGPWKSIKGLKAVEFCKVQELEYSTLPGSGDSCCKLTLEFKDPSSCGFKKTFRVTLPELNDPDFLVERLRYDASIERNWTHRDKCQVWWKDADGSGGSWWSGRILAVKPKDSQFPDSPWEKYVVQYKDDSSGQHLHSPWELHDVNTHWEHPSISNETRNALLYYISKIEQASIRNQDYHGVQKMNQVAQKSNFLNRFPVPLSLEVIKRRLENNYYRTVDAVKHDSDVMISNAETHFIKSAEMKSKIKRLKESIKRTFSSLTDEKQTKESS comes from the exons ATGGCTCCCAGTAAATGCAAACCTcctggagatgaaactcctaccaCTGTGGCACCTTTGAAGTTCTCAAGAAGAATGTTTGAGAAGCTCAACTCTGTTGACCAAAGAATGACGCCAGAGATTGATATTAGGGAAGTTTATCTTTTGATCATGCATTTTTTGTCATCTGGGCCATGTAAGAGGACATACGAGCAGCTGCAGAATGAACTTTTAGAGCACAAACTTTTACCTAGAAGGTACCATGCTTGGTATTCACGTTCTGGTGCACCAAGTGGTGATGAAGATGATGATGGCTTGTCACTACCTCTTTGTTATATCAAGTTGACTCAGAG GTATCCTCATATTGAAAAGGATCACATATTAAAGCTTTTGaaacaattattagttaattCATCTCCTTTGCCTGCCATGATTGGAGGAGTTTCAAATGCTGCTGTTTTTCCTACGCTTACGGGATCTGGTTCCTTCTCTCTTCTTGCTT CCGACAGAGATAAAGAGATTAAAAGCTCCAATAAGTTGCCACGTTACTTGCGTTGGCCACATATGCATGCTGGCCAAGTTCATGGATTAAATTTAAGAGAGATAGGTGGTGGTTTCACAAAACACTGTCGTGCTCCATCGATTCGTGCTGCATGTTATGCAATTGCTAAACCATCAACTTTGGTACAAAAAATGGAGATCATAAAAAAGTTAAGGGGACATCAGAATGCTGTCTATTGTG CTACATTTGATCGTTCTGGGCGGTATGTAATAACTGGGTCAGATGATCGCCTTGTGAAGATCTGGTCAATGGAAACTGCATTTTGTCTAGCTAGTTGCCGGGGACATGAA GGTGACATTACTGACCTGGCTGTGAGTTCAAATAATGCTGTGGTGGCATCTTCTGCAAATGACTTTATCATTAGAGTT TGGCATCTACCTGATGGGCATCCAATATCAGTGCTGAAAGGGCACACTGGAGCTGTAACTGCCATCGCTTTTAATCCCAGACCTGCTGCTGTTTATCAGCTACTCTC ATCCTCTGATGATGGAACATGTCGTATATGGGATGCCAGGCAATCAAATGCAAATCCACGCATTTACATCCCAAAGCCTTTAGACACTTTAGctg GAAAGGTCACTGATCCCTCTCCTAGTGCTGGTCAACAAACACATCAGATCCTTTGTTGTGCATTCAATGCTAATGGGACTGTATTTGTTACTGGTAGCTCTGACACATATGCCCGG GTATGGAATGCTTATAAGAGCAATTTGGATGACCCTGAGCAATCAAACCAGGAGATGGATCTTTTGTGTGGTCACGAGAATGATGTCAATTATGTACAATTTAG TGGTTGTGCTGTGGGGTCTAGATCTTCCCTTGGTGATACTCTGAAAGAAGATAATCTACCTAAATTTAAAAATTCCTG gttcacTCAAGACAACCTTGTTACCTGCTCACGTGATGGCAGTGCAATTATTTGGATTCCAAGATCCCGACGATCTCAT GGAAAAGTTGGGCGCTGGACTCGTGCTTATCATCTTAGAGTCCCTATGCCACCTATGCCTCCCCAACCTCGTGGTGGTCCTCGTCTAAGATGTCAGCCAACTCCTCGTGGTGTTAATATGATTGTTTGGAGCTTGGATAATAGATATGTGCTTGCTGCTATCATGG ATTGTAGAATATGTGTCTGGAATGCTTCAGATGGTAGCTTACTCCATTCATTGATTGGCCATGAGGAATCT ACATTTGTTTTGGATGTGCACCCTTTTGATCCACGGATAGCTATGAGTGCTGGCTATGATGGAAAACTGATCATCTGGGAT ATATGGGAGGGCATGCCTGTGCGGATATATGAAACTGGCCGTTTCAAGTTGGTTGATGGGAAATTCTCACC AGATGGAATTTCAGTTATTCTCTCAGATGAAGTTGGTCAAATATTTATCATTGCAACTGGTCAGGGCGATTCACAAAAGGATGCCAAATATGACCAG TTCTTTCTTGGAGACTATCGACCCCTTATGCAAGATACAAGTGGAAATGTGTTGGATCAG GAGACCCAACTTCCACCACACAGAAGGAATATTCAGGATCTTCTCTGTGATTCGG TTGGTCCAACCTACAATGCTAGTATTGGTGATTTTCAAGCACTACCAATTGTGGATCTAGAGCAGTGGGTTGAGCCTTTACCGGAGATTGTGGAAGCTATAGATTGGGAAATTGAAAATGACGTGCAGAGTGATGATGCTGATTCTGAATATAATTTAACTGATGAATATTCCAGCCAAGCCGGTCAAGAAAGTTTGAGCAGCAGTTCATGTGGGGAAGCAGAAAGCAGTGCCGGAAATAGTGAAGGCGATAATGATGGAAAGGTAGGCGTTAAGAGATCTAAAAGGAAAAAGCACTCATACGAA ACTGAGCTCACAACTTCATCTGGTAGGCGAGTAAAAAGAAGAAACTTTGATGAATGTAATGGTGCTTCTATGTCAAGGTCTCACAGAACTAGGAGGTCCATGAATGGGCGTTTGAAAAGATTGAAAGCCTCTAAATCAGAGCCTTCAAGGCCACAGAGAATTGCTAAGAAAAATGCTCTTACTTTCTTCTCTAAATTAACAAGTGTTTCTACAGATGAAGATCATGAACCAGACAGTAATTTCTCTGAAAGTGAATCAATGTTCCCAGATTCAAAGACCCAAAGTTTCGAGTCTGAAAGATCACTGAAATTTAATCTGCTTAGCGGGGTGAAGGAGAGCATCAAAGATGAGTATGAAGCCGCTGCAATACCttctgaagtcatcaataaacaGGATAGTCCAGTAAGCAAGAGGAGGTTGGTCCTTAAGCTGCCATGCCATGTTGTCTCTGGAACTGTGATATCTGAGTGGCCCAAACAGGATAATTTGTCTATATCCTTACCCACAAGTAATTCTGTTGTCAATAGCCATCGTATACCTGAAAGTGAGATAGCTGAAACAGTCAGCTCGCAGAATGAGATTCCCTCCCACCGTCATTTCTTGGTGGATCACCAGACCAGTATGATTAAATGGGGAGAAGTTAAGCAGCGCTCTTCAAAACGCCCAAGAGTTGGTGACATGGTAACATGGGCTGCTGCAAATACAAGTGTAGATGACCCTAACACAGCTGGAGACGACACTATTGGAATTATATCTGGGGACGAGTGTCGGACCTCAATTTCTTGGAAACAAACTAATGAGAAAAGCAATGACAGATATGCAGCAGGAAACAAAGGAGTGGATGCCACCCCACATCTGCTTTCTCTTGAAAGTATGTCTTTGGTTCAGCAATCATCAATTTCTATTCAAGAGTCAGAACAGGTGGTGCTTCCACATAAGTGTGTTGACATTAGAAATGAATCTGTTGAAGCAGAGAACTTAAATCCTGTTAACCATGAATGCAAGGTTCTAAATGAATCATCTGAAGTATATGAACTGGTTCCAAATAAAACTGTCAATTATTTTGGCAGCAAGTGTAGTTTTGATGTCGACCCTCAGGTAGATGAAACTATGAAGACCACTCACCCAAATATGTGGTTCAAAACAAGAGGATCAGTACAAGAGTTTAATAGTTCATCCTTGAAGTTAAAATCTTCAGTACTGAACAGTTTGAGGAGTGCAGAGGATGATCTTGTCTCAGACAGTCCAACTCCATCTGACCAAGATTTGGATTTGGCAGCTGATGAGGATGAAGGAACCAACAGAAAGAGTTTAGAACCTGGAAAATCTAATAATATATCAGAAAATTCAGAAGGATGGACAACCACAAATGCCAGTTTGTCTGTTTCCCAtgattgcttggacttaaagTCTTATCCGAAAATGTATGATGCTGTTTATAAGAGGACGAAGCCATCCAAGGGAAAGGAAAGTTGCATAACTGATGTCCAAGTTAAGCAAGAAACTACTTCAGACTCTGTTGATCATGATGAAGCAACGTTGCTGTTGAGTGGTAAGATTAGAAATTCTAACAGAAAAAAACCCACTGGTGGAAGGGCTCCTAACCATGATCTAAGCTGTAGCATGAATAACTTTGACAATAATTTTTTTAGTTCTTTAGGAGCTTCCACAAGCAGAGGAAAGTCTGCATCTAGTTCATGTAATCAATTTTTAGTTGATGATTGGAAATCAACATCAAAAATGCCTGTTGGTTTAAGATCTGTGAGAAACAGAAGGGAGAACTACAATACAACTGATTTCAGATGTATGGATAAGAAAAGCCACCAATCGTTGCGGAAGCTTTCATGGCTTTTATTGTTAGAGCATGAGGAGTGCTATAGATATATTCCTCAAAAAGGTGATGAAGTGGCCTATTTGATACAG GGCCATCGTGAATACATTGAAAGCACTGCTACAACTGAAGTAGGTCCATGGAAATCAATCAAAGGCTTAAAGGCTGTCGAGTTTTGCAAAGTACAAGAACTTGAATACTCTACACTTCCTGGATCTGGTGATAGCTGCTGCAAACTAACCCTTGAGTTCAAGGATCCTTCATCTTGTGGGTTCAAGAAAACTTTCCGAGTCACATTGCCTGAACTCAATGATCCTGACTTTCTCGTGGAAAGATTACGCTATGATGCTTCCATTGAAAGGAATTGGACCCACAGAGACAAGTGCCAGGTATGGTGGAAGGATGCTGATGGATCGGGTGGAAGTTGGTGGAGTGGTCGGATCTTAGCTGTAAAACCT
- the LOC122019154 gene encoding bromodomain and WD repeat-containing protein 1-like isoform X3, with amino-acid sequence MAPSKCKPPGDETPTTVAPLKFSRRMFEKLNSVDQRMTPEIDIREVYLLIMHFLSSGPCKRTYEQLQNELLEHKLLPRRYHAWYSRSGAPSGDEDDDGLSLPLCYIKLTQRYPHIEKDHILKLLKQLLVNSSPLPAMIGGVSNAAVFPTLTGSGSFSLLASDRDKEIKSSNKLPRYLRWPHMHAGQVHGLNLREIGGGFTKHCRAPSIRAACYAIAKPSTLVQKMEIIKKLRGHQNAVYCATFDRSGRYVITGSDDRLVKIWSMETAFCLASCRGHEGDITDLAVSSNNAVVASSANDFIIRVWHLPDGHPISVLKGHTGAVTAIAFNPRPAAVYQLLSSSDDGTCRIWDARQSNANPRIYIPKPLDTLAGKVTDPSPSAGQQTHQILCCAFNANGTVFVTGSSDTYARVWNAYKSNLDDPEQSNQEMDLLCGHENDVNYVQFSGCAVGSRSSLGDTLKEDNLPKFKNSWFTQDNLVTCSRDGSAIIWIPRSRRSHGKVGRWTRAYHLRVPMPPMPPQPRGGPRLRCQPTPRGVNMIVWSLDNRYVLAAIMDCRICVWNASDGSLLHSLIGHEESTFVLDVHPFDPRIAMSAGYDGKLIIWDIWEGMPVRIYETGRFKLVDGKFSPDGISVILSDEVGQIFIIATGQGDSQKDAKYDQFFLGDYRPLMQDTSGNVLDQETQLPPHRRNIQDLLCDSGMIPYPEPYQSMYQRRRLGILGIEWRPGSLKLAVGPTYNASIGDFQALPIVDLEQWVEPLPEIVEAIDWEIENDVQSDDADSEYNLTDEYSSQAGQESLSSSSCGEAESSAGNSEGDNDGKTELTTSSGRRVKRRNFDECNGASMSRSHRTRRSMNGRLKRLKASKSEPSRPQRIAKKNALTFFSKLTSVSTDEDHEPDSNFSESESMFPDSKTQSFESERSLKFNLLSGVKESIKDEYEAAAIPSEVINKQDSPVSKRRLVLKLPCHVVSGTVISEWPKQDNLSISLPTSNSVVNSHRIPESEIAETVSSQNEIPSHRHFLVDHQTSMIKWGEVKQRSSKRPRVGDMVTWAAANTSVDDPNTAGDDTIGIISGDECRTSISWKQTNEKSNDRYAAGNKGVDATPHLLSLESMSLVQQSSISIQESEQVVLPHKCVDIRNESVEAENLNPVNHECKVLNESSEVYELVPNKTVNYFGSKCSFDVDPQVDETMKTTHPNMWFKTRGSVQEFNSSSLKLKSSVLNSLRSAEDDLVSDSPTPSDQDLDLAADEDEGTNRKSLEPGKSNNISENSEGWTTTNASLSVSHDCLDLKSYPKMYDAVYKRTKPSKGKESCITDVQVKQETTSDSVDHDEATLLLSGKIRNSNRKKPTGGRAPNHDLSCSMNNFDNNFFSSLGASTSRGKSASSSCNQFLVDDWKSTSKMPVGLRSVRNRRENYNTTDFRCMDKKSHQSLRKLSWLLLLEHEECYRYIPQKGDEVAYLIQGHREYIESTATTEVGPWKSIKGLKAVEFCKVQELEYSTLPGSGDSCCKLTLEFKDPSSCGFKKTFRVTLPELNDPDFLVERLRYDASIERNWTHRDKCQVWWKDADGSGGSWWSGRILAVKPKDSQFPDSPWEKYVVQYKDDSSGQHLHSPWELHDVNTHWEHPSISNETRNALLYYISKIEQASIRNQDYHGVQKMNQVAQKSNFLNRFPVPLSLEVIKRRLENNYYRTVDAVKHDSDVMISNAETHFIKSAEMKSKIKRLKESIKRTFSSLTDEKQTKESS; translated from the exons ATGGCTCCCAGTAAATGCAAACCTcctggagatgaaactcctaccaCTGTGGCACCTTTGAAGTTCTCAAGAAGAATGTTTGAGAAGCTCAACTCTGTTGACCAAAGAATGACGCCAGAGATTGATATTAGGGAAGTTTATCTTTTGATCATGCATTTTTTGTCATCTGGGCCATGTAAGAGGACATACGAGCAGCTGCAGAATGAACTTTTAGAGCACAAACTTTTACCTAGAAGGTACCATGCTTGGTATTCACGTTCTGGTGCACCAAGTGGTGATGAAGATGATGATGGCTTGTCACTACCTCTTTGTTATATCAAGTTGACTCAGAG GTATCCTCATATTGAAAAGGATCACATATTAAAGCTTTTGaaacaattattagttaattCATCTCCTTTGCCTGCCATGATTGGAGGAGTTTCAAATGCTGCTGTTTTTCCTACGCTTACGGGATCTGGTTCCTTCTCTCTTCTTGCTT CCGACAGAGATAAAGAGATTAAAAGCTCCAATAAGTTGCCACGTTACTTGCGTTGGCCACATATGCATGCTGGCCAAGTTCATGGATTAAATTTAAGAGAGATAGGTGGTGGTTTCACAAAACACTGTCGTGCTCCATCGATTCGTGCTGCATGTTATGCAATTGCTAAACCATCAACTTTGGTACAAAAAATGGAGATCATAAAAAAGTTAAGGGGACATCAGAATGCTGTCTATTGTG CTACATTTGATCGTTCTGGGCGGTATGTAATAACTGGGTCAGATGATCGCCTTGTGAAGATCTGGTCAATGGAAACTGCATTTTGTCTAGCTAGTTGCCGGGGACATGAA GGTGACATTACTGACCTGGCTGTGAGTTCAAATAATGCTGTGGTGGCATCTTCTGCAAATGACTTTATCATTAGAGTT TGGCATCTACCTGATGGGCATCCAATATCAGTGCTGAAAGGGCACACTGGAGCTGTAACTGCCATCGCTTTTAATCCCAGACCTGCTGCTGTTTATCAGCTACTCTC ATCCTCTGATGATGGAACATGTCGTATATGGGATGCCAGGCAATCAAATGCAAATCCACGCATTTACATCCCAAAGCCTTTAGACACTTTAGctg GAAAGGTCACTGATCCCTCTCCTAGTGCTGGTCAACAAACACATCAGATCCTTTGTTGTGCATTCAATGCTAATGGGACTGTATTTGTTACTGGTAGCTCTGACACATATGCCCGG GTATGGAATGCTTATAAGAGCAATTTGGATGACCCTGAGCAATCAAACCAGGAGATGGATCTTTTGTGTGGTCACGAGAATGATGTCAATTATGTACAATTTAG TGGTTGTGCTGTGGGGTCTAGATCTTCCCTTGGTGATACTCTGAAAGAAGATAATCTACCTAAATTTAAAAATTCCTG gttcacTCAAGACAACCTTGTTACCTGCTCACGTGATGGCAGTGCAATTATTTGGATTCCAAGATCCCGACGATCTCAT GGAAAAGTTGGGCGCTGGACTCGTGCTTATCATCTTAGAGTCCCTATGCCACCTATGCCTCCCCAACCTCGTGGTGGTCCTCGTCTAAGATGTCAGCCAACTCCTCGTGGTGTTAATATGATTGTTTGGAGCTTGGATAATAGATATGTGCTTGCTGCTATCATGG ATTGTAGAATATGTGTCTGGAATGCTTCAGATGGTAGCTTACTCCATTCATTGATTGGCCATGAGGAATCT ACATTTGTTTTGGATGTGCACCCTTTTGATCCACGGATAGCTATGAGTGCTGGCTATGATGGAAAACTGATCATCTGGGAT ATATGGGAGGGCATGCCTGTGCGGATATATGAAACTGGCCGTTTCAAGTTGGTTGATGGGAAATTCTCACC AGATGGAATTTCAGTTATTCTCTCAGATGAAGTTGGTCAAATATTTATCATTGCAACTGGTCAGGGCGATTCACAAAAGGATGCCAAATATGACCAG TTCTTTCTTGGAGACTATCGACCCCTTATGCAAGATACAAGTGGAAATGTGTTGGATCAG GAGACCCAACTTCCACCACACAGAAGGAATATTCAGGATCTTCTCTGTGATTCGG GTATGATTCCATATCCTGAACCTTACCAGAGCATGTATCAAAGACGCCGTTTAGGTATTCTTGGTATTGAGTGGCGCCCTGGTTCACTGAAACTTGCAGTTGGTCCAACCTACAATGCTAGTATTGGTGATTTTCAAGCACTACCAATTGTGGATCTAGAGCAGTGGGTTGAGCCTTTACCGGAGATTGTGGAAGCTATAGATTGGGAAATTGAAAATGACGTGCAGAGTGATGATGCTGATTCTGAATATAATTTAACTGATGAATATTCCAGCCAAGCCGGTCAAGAAAGTTTGAGCAGCAGTTCATGTGGGGAAGCAGAAAGCAGTGCCGGAAATAGTGAAGGCGATAATGATGGAAAG ACTGAGCTCACAACTTCATCTGGTAGGCGAGTAAAAAGAAGAAACTTTGATGAATGTAATGGTGCTTCTATGTCAAGGTCTCACAGAACTAGGAGGTCCATGAATGGGCGTTTGAAAAGATTGAAAGCCTCTAAATCAGAGCCTTCAAGGCCACAGAGAATTGCTAAGAAAAATGCTCTTACTTTCTTCTCTAAATTAACAAGTGTTTCTACAGATGAAGATCATGAACCAGACAGTAATTTCTCTGAAAGTGAATCAATGTTCCCAGATTCAAAGACCCAAAGTTTCGAGTCTGAAAGATCACTGAAATTTAATCTGCTTAGCGGGGTGAAGGAGAGCATCAAAGATGAGTATGAAGCCGCTGCAATACCttctgaagtcatcaataaacaGGATAGTCCAGTAAGCAAGAGGAGGTTGGTCCTTAAGCTGCCATGCCATGTTGTCTCTGGAACTGTGATATCTGAGTGGCCCAAACAGGATAATTTGTCTATATCCTTACCCACAAGTAATTCTGTTGTCAATAGCCATCGTATACCTGAAAGTGAGATAGCTGAAACAGTCAGCTCGCAGAATGAGATTCCCTCCCACCGTCATTTCTTGGTGGATCACCAGACCAGTATGATTAAATGGGGAGAAGTTAAGCAGCGCTCTTCAAAACGCCCAAGAGTTGGTGACATGGTAACATGGGCTGCTGCAAATACAAGTGTAGATGACCCTAACACAGCTGGAGACGACACTATTGGAATTATATCTGGGGACGAGTGTCGGACCTCAATTTCTTGGAAACAAACTAATGAGAAAAGCAATGACAGATATGCAGCAGGAAACAAAGGAGTGGATGCCACCCCACATCTGCTTTCTCTTGAAAGTATGTCTTTGGTTCAGCAATCATCAATTTCTATTCAAGAGTCAGAACAGGTGGTGCTTCCACATAAGTGTGTTGACATTAGAAATGAATCTGTTGAAGCAGAGAACTTAAATCCTGTTAACCATGAATGCAAGGTTCTAAATGAATCATCTGAAGTATATGAACTGGTTCCAAATAAAACTGTCAATTATTTTGGCAGCAAGTGTAGTTTTGATGTCGACCCTCAGGTAGATGAAACTATGAAGACCACTCACCCAAATATGTGGTTCAAAACAAGAGGATCAGTACAAGAGTTTAATAGTTCATCCTTGAAGTTAAAATCTTCAGTACTGAACAGTTTGAGGAGTGCAGAGGATGATCTTGTCTCAGACAGTCCAACTCCATCTGACCAAGATTTGGATTTGGCAGCTGATGAGGATGAAGGAACCAACAGAAAGAGTTTAGAACCTGGAAAATCTAATAATATATCAGAAAATTCAGAAGGATGGACAACCACAAATGCCAGTTTGTCTGTTTCCCAtgattgcttggacttaaagTCTTATCCGAAAATGTATGATGCTGTTTATAAGAGGACGAAGCCATCCAAGGGAAAGGAAAGTTGCATAACTGATGTCCAAGTTAAGCAAGAAACTACTTCAGACTCTGTTGATCATGATGAAGCAACGTTGCTGTTGAGTGGTAAGATTAGAAATTCTAACAGAAAAAAACCCACTGGTGGAAGGGCTCCTAACCATGATCTAAGCTGTAGCATGAATAACTTTGACAATAATTTTTTTAGTTCTTTAGGAGCTTCCACAAGCAGAGGAAAGTCTGCATCTAGTTCATGTAATCAATTTTTAGTTGATGATTGGAAATCAACATCAAAAATGCCTGTTGGTTTAAGATCTGTGAGAAACAGAAGGGAGAACTACAATACAACTGATTTCAGATGTATGGATAAGAAAAGCCACCAATCGTTGCGGAAGCTTTCATGGCTTTTATTGTTAGAGCATGAGGAGTGCTATAGATATATTCCTCAAAAAGGTGATGAAGTGGCCTATTTGATACAG GGCCATCGTGAATACATTGAAAGCACTGCTACAACTGAAGTAGGTCCATGGAAATCAATCAAAGGCTTAAAGGCTGTCGAGTTTTGCAAAGTACAAGAACTTGAATACTCTACACTTCCTGGATCTGGTGATAGCTGCTGCAAACTAACCCTTGAGTTCAAGGATCCTTCATCTTGTGGGTTCAAGAAAACTTTCCGAGTCACATTGCCTGAACTCAATGATCCTGACTTTCTCGTGGAAAGATTACGCTATGATGCTTCCATTGAAAGGAATTGGACCCACAGAGACAAGTGCCAGGTATGGTGGAAGGATGCTGATGGATCGGGTGGAAGTTGGTGGAGTGGTCGGATCTTAGCTGTAAAACCT